The sequence below is a genomic window from Leptotrichia sp. oral taxon 215 str. W9775.
GATTCAGAAATGTAAATATTTATCTTTATCCTGCAAAAGTTCAGGGGGAAGGTTCTGCAGTTGAAGTGGCTTCAGGGATAGAGTTTTTCAACAGAATGAAAAATGAAGGTCAGCTTGATACAGATGTACTTATTGTTGGTCGTGGTGGAGGAAGTATTGAAGATTTGTGGTCCTTCAATGAAGAGCCTGTAATAGAAGCAATTTTTAAATCAGAAATACCTGTTATTTCAGCAGTCGGACATGAAATTGACAATCTTCTTTCTGACCTTGTTGCAGATAGAAGGGCGGCAACTCCTACTCAGGCTGCAGAAATACTTATCCCTGTGAAGGAAGAACTTGTAAATGCCCTTATGCTGAGAAAAAACACTGTAAATAAGCTTCTTTTAAATAAAGTTGCATTTATGAAAAAGGAACTGGAGCAGAGAAAAAATAGCTACTATATCAAAAATTTTGTAGGAACACTGAATGAGAAAAAATTTCAGCTGATGGAAAAGGAACAGAGAATAACAAGGGAACTGAGAAGAATTGTGGAAAAGTCAAGGGAACAGTTTGAGTACAGAAAAAAAAGATTTGATAAAGTTGATTTGAGATTGATTATAAACGAGAAAAGACAACATCTGGAAATACTTGAAAAAGAGCTGAATACTGAAATAAAGGAAAAATTGAAGGAACTTAGGAAAGAACTACAGCTGAAAGCAGCAAAACTTTCAAAATATTCAGTGGATGATATACTGAAACAAGGTTATACAATAACGAGAAAAAATGGAAAAATTGTAAAACGTGGAATAGAGTTAAGTAAATCAGATGTTATTGAAACAATGTTTGCTGATATGAAGGTGAAAAGTACTGTTAAATAAAATATGAAAGCGAGGTATAATAAATGTCAAAAAGAAATGATTATTTATCATGGGATGAGTATTTTATGGGGATAGCATTTCTATCCGGTATGAGAAGTAAAGATCCGTCTACGCAAGTGGGAGCATGTATCATAGACGAGGATAAAAAAATAATAGGAATCGGATACAATGGATTTCCAATGGGAAGTTCTGATGATAATATGCCATGGGATAAAGAAGGTGAATTTCTGGAAACAAAATATCCATATGTTGTACACGCTGAATTAAATGCCATTCTTAACAGTATAAAATCTCTTAAAAATTGTACTATTTATGTAACGCATTTTCCATGTAATGAATGTGCAAAGGCAATTGTACAGTCAGGAATAAAAAAGGTAATATATTTTTCTGATAAGCATAAATCTCTGGATTCGACAAAGGCTTCAAGAAGAATTTTTGAAAATGCAGGGGTTAAAACAGAGCATCTTAAAATGGAAAAAGAAAAAATAAATATAATCTTTAAGGATTGAGAAAAAATCAATATTAGTATATAATAAAAAAGTAATAAAAATTTATAAGAGGTGATATAAATGGAAGCAAATTCAATTAAAAAAGTAGTAGCAATGGGTATAGGAGCGGCAGTTTATATTGTGTTGTCAAGATTTGCAGCAATTCCAACTCCAATTCCAAATACTACATTACAGGTTACTTATGCTTTTCTGGCATTAATGGCATTTATTTATGGTCCGGTAGTTGGACTGGGAGTAGGATTTATAGGACATACACTTAATGACATCCTATCTTATGGAAATGTATGGTTCAGCTGGGTTGTAGCCACTGCATTTTTCGGAATAGGTATGGGACTTTTAGGAAAAATGATTAAGCCTGAAAATTTTGACAAGGCAAAAGCTGTAAAATTTATAATAGGAGATATAATTATAAGTTTACTGACTTGGGTAGTTATAGCACCAGTTCTGGATATTGTAATATATAAAGAGCCTCAGGGAAAAGTATTTATACAGGGATTTGCTGCGGCATTGAGTAATGCTTTTGTTGTTGCAGTATTAGGAACAATTCTTATATTTGCTTTCTCAAAAACAATTGTAAGTAAGGGAAGCCTGAAGAAAGAATAGTTTTAAATAACCCGCATTTTCTAGTTAGTAGTAATGCTGACAGATTAGGCGGGTATTTTAAATAACAGGGAGGAAAAATTCTTGGAAGAAATTAGAGGAAACAAAGATGTTAGAAAAGTTGCTGTAAATTTTGAAAATTTTACATTTCAGTATGAAAGTCAGTCAGAATCGACATTGTATGATATAAACCTTAAAATATATGAAGGAGAAAAAGTTGTCATAATAGGGCCTTCAGGTTCCGGGAAAAGTACAATGGGACATTGTATAAATGGATTGGCACCATATTTTTATAAGGGAAGTAAAACAGGAAAAATTGAAATTTATGGTAAACAGCTAAATGAAATATTTGAACATTCCAAGTACGTAGGAACAGTTCTTCAGGACTCAGATGCCCAGTTTGTAGGGCTGAGTGTTGCAGAAGATATAGCCTTTGTACTGGAAAATGATGAAGTTGAAACTGAAATTATGAAAAATAAAGTTAGGGAAATAGCAGAATTTGTAAAAATTGAAAAATTGCTGGATTTAAAACCTCATGACTTGTCAGGTGGGCAGAAACAGAAGGTTTCCCTTGCTGGAATAATGGTTGATGATACGAAGATATTTCTTTATGATGAGCCTTTGGCAAATCTTGATCCGCTAAGTGGAAAATATGCCATTGAACTGATAGATGAACTTCATGGAAAAGGAGGAATTACTACAGTAATTATTGAACACAGGCTGGAAGATGTGCTACATAGAAAAGTTGACAGAATTATTGTTGTGGATAAGGGAAGGGTAGTGGCAGATGATACACCTGATAATATCCTGAAGGGAAATATTCTTACAGAAATGAATATAAGGGAGCCATTGTATATTTCGGCACTAAAATATAGTAATGTTAATCTCGAAAAATATCAGGATATTTCTAATGTTGAAAAAATTAATTTTTCTGAATTGAAGGAAAATATACTGAAATGGATAGAGCATAATCAGGTGGAAGGACAGAAAAAAGACTCAGAAACAATGCTGAAGCTTGAAAATATTTCCTTTTCATATAATGAAAAAAGAAAAATATTGAAAAATGTCAATATAAATATAAAAAAAGGAGAAATGATAAGTATTGTAGGTTCAAATGGAGCCGGAAAGTCAACACTTTCAAAAGTTATTACTGGATTTGAAAAACAGGATGAAGGAAAAATCTATTATAAGAATAGAGATATAAGTAATGAAAGTATAACTGAAAGGGCAGAAAAAATAGGATTTGTACTGCAGAATCCAAATGCGATGATTTCCAAGGTGACAGTTTTTGATGAGGTGGCTCTTGGGCTTCAAACTAGAGGCGTTTCACCAGATGAAATAGACAAAAGAGTGCTTGAAATCTTGGAAATATGTAAACTTAAGCCCTTCAGAAACTGGCCTATAAAAGCACTTAGCTATGGGCAGAAAAAAAGGGTAACAATAGCTTCTGTACTAATATTACAGCCGGAAATCATAATAGTGGATGAACCGACTGCAGGACAGGATTTATTTCATTACAGGGAAATAATGGAATTTTTGAAACAGCTGAACGAATATAGAATTACGATACTTTTTATTACGCATGATATGCATCTGATGTTGGAATATACTGACAAAGCTTATGTTTTCAATGACGGTCAGGTTATAAAAGAAGGAAATCCTGCAGAAATTCTGGCTGACAAAAAAATACTCAAAGAAGCAAATCTTAAGGAAACTTCACTTCACTATATGGCTGAAAAGGCTGGAATAAATTCAGAAGAACTTATAAGAACTTTTGTTAACTTTGAAAAATATCATCAGAAGGCGGGTGATTAGATGGCAAGTACGTTTTTACTGGAATATATAGAAAAAGATTCAATAATACATAGACTGAATGGAGCAGCAAAACTGATATGTTTCCTGTTATGGACAACAGCAATTATGCTTACTTATGATACAAGATTGTTAATATTTTTAACAGTTTTAGGTTTTATATTGTTTAAAGTTTCAAAAATAAGATTTAAGGAAATAAAAATTGTATTTTATCTGATTTCTATTTTTCTGATACTTAATCTGCTAATGATATTTTTATTTTCTCCTCTGGAAGGGACAAAAATATATGGAACACAGCATGACATTTTTAAAATTTTTGGAAATTATATAGTAACTCAGGAGCAGCTGTTTTATGAATTTAATATATTTATAAAATATTTTTCGGTTATTCCTGTTGGTCTGCTATTTGTAATAACAACTCATCCAAGTGAATTTGCATCTTCACTGAACAGGATAGGGGTACCATATAAATTTTCTTATGCAGTATCAATTGCACTGAGATATATACCGACAGTTCAGGAAGATTTTATTACAATTAGTAAGGCACAGCAGGCAAAAGGGATAGATATTTCAAAAAATGTAAAACTGACAACGAGAATAAAAAATATATCCTACACGTTACTTCCACTAATATTTTCAAGTCTTGATAAAATAGATGTTATAAGTAATGCAATGGTTTTAAGAGGATTTGGAAAAAAGAATAAGCGTACATGGTATCAGGCACGAAAAATGAAAACATCTGACATAGTGGCGATTTTTATAACAGCGGTATTTGTTGTTGTTGCACTTATACTTATAAAAGTGAATAACGGAAGATTTTACAACATATTTGTGAAATAACAGTTTTTATTATGAAATTAGGAGGAAATCAAAATGGGAAATAATAAAGTAAGTGGAATGCTTGTTCTACAGACAGATTTTGGATTACAGGATGGAGCTGTGGCTGCAATGTATGGAGTTTCACTTGGAGTGAATCCGGATTTGAAAATATATAATCTTACACATGAAATAGAAACATATAATATATGGGATGCATCTTATAGACTGGTACAGACTTTACAGTATTGGCCTGAAGGAACTGTTTTCGTATCTGTTGTGGATCCTGGAGTGGGAAGTGACAGGAAAAGTATTGTTGCAAAAACAAAGGACGGAAAATATGTGGTAACTCCTGATAATGGAACTTTGACACATATACATTCAAACATAGGAATAGAAGAAATAAGGGAAATCGATGAAACTAGGAATAGATTGCCATATTCGGGAGAATCCTACACTTTTCATGGAAGGGACATATATGCATTTACTGGAGCAAGACTTGCAAGTGGAGTAATTTCATATGAAGAAGTTGGAGAAAAAATTGAAGTTGAAAAAATGGAACTGCTGCAAACAACAGAAGTTAAAATTTCTGATGATGAAGTAATTTCAGGAACGATAGACATACTTGATATAAGATTTGGAAATTTATGGACAAATATAGACAGAAGTTATTTTGAAAAAGTTGGAATAAATTATGGAGATACTTTGGAACTTGTAATAAAACACAACATGAGAAATGTTTACAACAGTACAGTAAAGTTTGTAAAATCATTTGCTGAAGTTCACATAGGAAGAACTTTGCTTTATGTAAATTCACTTGATAAAATCGGTGTGGCAATAAATCAAGGTTCATTTTCAAGGGCACATCAGGTGGAATCAGGATACCAGTGGACAGTGGAGCTGAAGAAAATAGAGAAATAGACTTAGGAAAAGAGGACAGAAGTTATGGTAAATATAGGAAATGACTGGGATGAGATTTTAAAAGGAGAATTTGAAAAGGAATATTATCAGAATATGAGAAAATTTCTGGTGAAGGAATATAAGACAAAAACTATATATCCTAAGCCGGAAGAAATATTTTCAGCATTTAAACTGACAAGCTATAAGGACTGTAAAATAGTTCTGCTGGGACAGGATCCCTATCATGGACCAAATCAGGCACATGGACTTGCTTTTTCTGTAAAGGAAGGGGTAAAACTTCCACCTTCATTGCAGAATATATATAAGGAAATAAGTAGCGAGTACGGTTACAGCATGAGCAAAAATGGATACCTTGTTTCATGGGCAAAACAGGGAGTGCTTCTTTTAAATACAGCATTGACAGTTGTTGCAGAAAATGCAAATTCACATTCAAAAATTGGATGGGAAATATTTACAGATAACGTCATAGAATATCTTAATGAAAGGGAAGAACCGTTGATATTTATACTTTGGGGAAATAATGCAAGAAGTAAGAAAAGACTTATAAATACAGAAAAACATTATATTCTGGAATCAGCACACCCAAGTCCGCTTTCTGCAAGCAGAGGTTTTTTTGGATGTGGACATTTTGAAAAAGCAAATGGTATCTTAAAGGAATTAGGAAAAAAAGAAATAAACTGGAAAATGTAAAAAAATAAAAACAAAAATAGAAAGTGTGATTAAAAAAATAAAGTTTCAAGATAGATTAAGGTTAGAACTTTTTTAATTTTTTTAAAAAAGTTGAAAAAGTTTTTCGTTTCTATGGTTGTAAAATGAAATATTTGGTCACACTTTTTATAATTAGTTAAAAAAGTCTATTGAAAAGAATGTTTATGAAAGTTGACTTGACGAAAAATCAATATATAAT
It includes:
- the xseA gene encoding exodeoxyribonuclease VII large subunit, which codes for MEQTIFSVSEVNRAVKQYLEGTPTFRNMYIQGELSNITYYRSGHLYFTLKDDKSSVKCAIFKYIYKNIPTDLKEGDHVKIMGSATVYEANGSFQIIAETLEKTNKLGSLFEKLEMLKKMYLEKGYFDDSNKKPLPQLPVNVGVVTAETGAAIRDIINTTHKRFRNVNIYLYPAKVQGEGSAVEVASGIEFFNRMKNEGQLDTDVLIVGRGGGSIEDLWSFNEEPVIEAIFKSEIPVISAVGHEIDNLLSDLVADRRAATPTQAAEILIPVKEELVNALMLRKNTVNKLLLNKVAFMKKELEQRKNSYYIKNFVGTLNEKKFQLMEKEQRITRELRRIVEKSREQFEYRKKRFDKVDLRLIINEKRQHLEILEKELNTEIKEKLKELRKELQLKAAKLSKYSVDDILKQGYTITRKNGKIVKRGIELSKSDVIETMFADMKVKSTVK
- a CDS encoding dCMP deaminase family protein yields the protein MSKRNDYLSWDEYFMGIAFLSGMRSKDPSTQVGACIIDEDKKIIGIGYNGFPMGSSDDNMPWDKEGEFLETKYPYVVHAELNAILNSIKSLKNCTIYVTHFPCNECAKAIVQSGIKKVIYFSDKHKSLDSTKASRRIFENAGVKTEHLKMEKEKINIIFKD
- a CDS encoding ECF-type riboflavin transporter substrate-binding protein: MEANSIKKVVAMGIGAAVYIVLSRFAAIPTPIPNTTLQVTYAFLALMAFIYGPVVGLGVGFIGHTLNDILSYGNVWFSWVVATAFFGIGMGLLGKMIKPENFDKAKAVKFIIGDIIISLLTWVVIAPVLDIVIYKEPQGKVFIQGFAAALSNAFVVAVLGTILIFAFSKTIVSKGSLKKE
- a CDS encoding ABC transporter ATP-binding protein, whose product is MEEIRGNKDVRKVAVNFENFTFQYESQSESTLYDINLKIYEGEKVVIIGPSGSGKSTMGHCINGLAPYFYKGSKTGKIEIYGKQLNEIFEHSKYVGTVLQDSDAQFVGLSVAEDIAFVLENDEVETEIMKNKVREIAEFVKIEKLLDLKPHDLSGGQKQKVSLAGIMVDDTKIFLYDEPLANLDPLSGKYAIELIDELHGKGGITTVIIEHRLEDVLHRKVDRIIVVDKGRVVADDTPDNILKGNILTEMNIREPLYISALKYSNVNLEKYQDISNVEKINFSELKENILKWIEHNQVEGQKKDSETMLKLENISFSYNEKRKILKNVNINIKKGEMISIVGSNGAGKSTLSKVITGFEKQDEGKIYYKNRDISNESITERAEKIGFVLQNPNAMISKVTVFDEVALGLQTRGVSPDEIDKRVLEILEICKLKPFRNWPIKALSYGQKKRVTIASVLILQPEIIIVDEPTAGQDLFHYREIMEFLKQLNEYRITILFITHDMHLMLEYTDKAYVFNDGQVIKEGNPAEILADKKILKEANLKETSLHYMAEKAGINSEELIRTFVNFEKYHQKAGD
- a CDS encoding energy-coupling factor transporter transmembrane protein EcfT; the encoded protein is MASTFLLEYIEKDSIIHRLNGAAKLICFLLWTTAIMLTYDTRLLIFLTVLGFILFKVSKIRFKEIKIVFYLISIFLILNLLMIFLFSPLEGTKIYGTQHDIFKIFGNYIVTQEQLFYEFNIFIKYFSVIPVGLLFVITTHPSEFASSLNRIGVPYKFSYAVSIALRYIPTVQEDFITISKAQQAKGIDISKNVKLTTRIKNISYTLLPLIFSSLDKIDVISNAMVLRGFGKKNKRTWYQARKMKTSDIVAIFITAVFVVVALILIKVNNGRFYNIFVK
- a CDS encoding S-adenosyl-l-methionine hydroxide adenosyltransferase family protein; this encodes MGNNKVSGMLVLQTDFGLQDGAVAAMYGVSLGVNPDLKIYNLTHEIETYNIWDASYRLVQTLQYWPEGTVFVSVVDPGVGSDRKSIVAKTKDGKYVVTPDNGTLTHIHSNIGIEEIREIDETRNRLPYSGESYTFHGRDIYAFTGARLASGVISYEEVGEKIEVEKMELLQTTEVKISDDEVISGTIDILDIRFGNLWTNIDRSYFEKVGINYGDTLELVIKHNMRNVYNSTVKFVKSFAEVHIGRTLLYVNSLDKIGVAINQGSFSRAHQVESGYQWTVELKKIEK
- a CDS encoding uracil-DNA glycosylase is translated as MVNIGNDWDEILKGEFEKEYYQNMRKFLVKEYKTKTIYPKPEEIFSAFKLTSYKDCKIVLLGQDPYHGPNQAHGLAFSVKEGVKLPPSLQNIYKEISSEYGYSMSKNGYLVSWAKQGVLLLNTALTVVAENANSHSKIGWEIFTDNVIEYLNEREEPLIFILWGNNARSKKRLINTEKHYILESAHPSPLSASRGFFGCGHFEKANGILKELGKKEINWKM